The following are encoded together in the Astyanax mexicanus isolate ESR-SI-001 chromosome 8, AstMex3_surface, whole genome shotgun sequence genome:
- the LOC103022329 gene encoding NLR family CARD domain-containing protein 3 isoform X2 translates to MSSKMSVSGEQDTQEAERLFQGKRSDSPEPSCVSMKSDRSMHRLIHFREDNRSTDLSEIQRGRADSPEPSCVSMKSDWSMNIPLNFRKEDCSPELSVAFTNRVQQETSDISRRNIEVIFKEMEHKVISLVKKQLKKFEKILKRRDYPACSGREEEDESAVREGALKITLHVLKNMNQTDLANTLQTKLAPSCHQSLKSTLKEKFLKINEGISNPGTSTLLNEIYTELYITEGGSGEVNNEHEVRQIEAASRRPETQETPIKCNDLFKDPSIRTVLTKGVAGIGKTVSVQKFILDWAEGKANQDVLFIFPLPFRELNLMKTKSLSLVDLLHQIFKDSKEIKPTDYHHYRVMFIFDGLDECRLPLNFQNNKRVFDVTQSASVDVLLTNLIQGNLLPSALLWITTRPAAANQIPPDFIDQVTEVRGFSDPQKEEYFRKRIRDQSLAERIITHMKSSRSLYIMCHIPVFCWISATVLERMLGEAEGGEIPKTLTQMFTHFLIFQIKHRSQKYQRKSDVDLDQSKKIILALGKLAFQQLEKGNLIFYEEDLRECGIDVREVSVYSGVCTQIFRQEFGLHLGKVFSFVHLSVQEFLAALYAFLSFISNNRNVLQQKHSGLFSFSKKGTMSDFLKSAVNKALQSENGHLDLFLRFLLGLSLESNQTLLRGLLIQTENISHSKEEVVEYIKQKIRENPAPETTISLFHCLNELNDHSVLQEVQTYLNRGGFRGLRGVKLFPSLWSAVAFVMLNSKEQLDRFDLNNYGGSEECLLRLMPVVKASRRAWLVGCDLSEKSCASLASALSSNSSTLRDLNLNNNNVQDSGVKLLSAGLKNPHCKLETLELNKCNLTEKSCAALASALSSNSSTLRELNLGNNNLQDSGVKLLSAGLKSSHCKLETLGLINSSITEEGCAALASALKSNPSHLRELDLRVNNPGQSGEKLLSDLQKDPHFKLEIIYFW, encoded by the exons atgagctccaaaatgagtgtctctggggaacaggacacacaggaagctgagag actctTTCAGGGTAAGAGATCtgactcacctgaacccagctgtgtgtccatgaagagtgatCGGTCAATGCACAGATTAATAcacttcagagaggataacagatcTACTGATCTCAG TGAAATTCAAAGAGGGAGAGCAGActctcctgaacccagctgtgtgtccatgaagagtgactgGTCAATGAACATTCCATTAAACTTCAGAAAGGAGGACTGTTCTCCTGAACTGAG TGTTGCATTTACCAACAGAGTCCAACAGGAGACATCAGACATCAGCAGAAGAAATATAGAGGTCATATttaag gagATGGAGCACAAAGTGATCTCTCTGGTAAAGAAGCAGCTGAAGAAGTTTGAGAAGATCCTGAAGAGAcgggattacccagcatgctctgggagagaggaggaggatgagagtgctgtcagagagggagcgctgaagatcacactgcacgtcctgaagaacatgaaccagacagacctcgctaacacACTGCAGACCA AACTGGCTCCATCATGTCACCAAAGCCTGAAGTCTACTCTGAAGGAAAAATTTCTGAAAATCAATGAAGGAATATCAAATCCTGGAACCTcaacccttctgaatgagatctacacagagctgtacatcacagagggagggagtggagaggtcaataatgaacatgaggtcagacagattgaagcagcatccaggagaccagaaacacaggagacacccatcaaatgtaacgacctctttaaagacccgtccatcagaactgtgctgactaaaggagttgctggaattggaaaaacagtctctgtgcagaagttcattctggactgggctgaaggaaaagccaatcaggatgttctcttcatatttccacttccttttagagagctgaatctgatgaaaactAAATCACTCAGTTTGGTGGATCTTCTTCATCAAATTTTCAAAGATTCAAAAGAAATAAAACCAACAGACTATCATCACTACAgagtcatgttcatctttgatggtctggacgaatgtcgacttcctctaaatttccagaacaataagagagtatttgatgtaacacagtcggcctcagtggatgttctgctgacaaacctcatccaggggaacctgcttccctctgctctcctatggataactactcgaccagcagcagccaatcagattcctcctGACTTTATTGaccaggtaacagaggtacgagggttcagtgaccctcagaaggAGGAATACTTtaggaaaaggatcagagatcagagccttgctgaaagaatcattacacacatgaagtcctccagaagcctctacatcatgtgccacatcccagtcttctgctggatctcagccactgttctagagaggatgttgggtgaagcagagggaggagagatccccaagactctgactcaaatgttcacacactttcTTATCTTTCAGATtaaacaccgcagccagaagtatcaaagaaaaagtgatgttgatcttgaccaGTCTAAAaagattattctggctctgggaaaactggctttccaacagctggagaaaggaaacctgatcttctatgaggaagacctGAGAGAGTGCGgcattgatgtcagagaagtgtccgtgtactcaggagtgtgcacccagatcttcagacaggagtttgggctgcacctggggaaggttttcagctttgtgcatctgagtgttcaggagtttctggctgctttatatgcatttctgtccttcatctccaacaacagaaatgtgctgcaacagaaacacagtggattaTTTAGTTTCTCTAAAAAAGGAACAATGTCTGACTTCCTAAAGAGTGCAGTGAacaaggccttacagagtgagaacggacacctggaccttttcctccggtTCCTTTTGGGTCTCTCACTagagtccaatcagactctcttacgaggcCTTCTGATccagacagagaacatctctcacagcaaagaggaagtagtggagtacatcaagcagaagatcagggagaatcccGCTCCGGAGAcaactatcagtctgttccactgtctgaatgaactgaatgatcattctgtATTGCAGGAAGTCCAAACatacctgaacagaggaggttTCAGGGGTCTCAGAGGAGTTAAGCTCTTTCCTTCTCTGTGGTCTGCTGTGGCatttgtgatgctgaattcaaAAGAGCAGCTGGATAGGTTTGACCTAAACAATTATGGTGGGTCAGAGGAATGTCTTCTGCGGTTGATGCCGGTGGTTAAAGCATCAAGAAGAGCGTG gctggttGGGTGTGATCtctcagagaaaagctgtgcatctctggcctcagctctcagctcaaactcctcaactctgagagatctGAACCTGAATAATAATAACGTGCAAGATTCAGGAGTAAAGCTCCTCTCTGCTGGGCTGAAGAATCCAcattgtaaactggagacactgga GCTGAACAAGTGTAATCttacagagaaaagctgtgcagctctggcctcagctcttagctcaaactcctcaactctgagagaactgaacctgggtAATaataacctgcaggattcaggagtgaagctgctctctgctggactgaaaagttcacactgtaaactggagacactggg gctgattAACTCcagtattacagaagaaggctgtgctgctttagcttcagctctgaaatcaaacccctcacacctgagagagctggatcTGAGAGTCAATAATCCAGGACAGTCAGGagagaagctgctctctgatctacagaaggatccacactttaaactggagataatata cttctGGTAA
- the LOC103022329 gene encoding NLR family CARD domain-containing protein 3 isoform X3, with the protein MSSKMSVSGEQDTQEAERLFQGKRSDSPEPSCVSMKSDRSMHRLIHFREDNRSTDLSEIQRGRADSPEPSCVSMKSDWSMNIPLNFRKEDCSPELRVQQETSDISRRNIEVIFKEMEHKVISLVKKQLKKFEKILKRRDYPACSGREEEDESAVREGALKITLHVLKNMNQTDLANTLQTKLAPSCHQSLKSTLKEKFLKINEGISNPGTSTLLNEIYTELYITEGGSGEVNNEHEVRQIEAASRRPETQETPIKCNDLFKDPSIRTVLTKGVAGIGKTVSVQKFILDWAEGKANQDVLFIFPLPFRELNLMKTKSLSLVDLLHQIFKDSKEIKPTDYHHYRVMFIFDGLDECRLPLNFQNNKRVFDVTQSASVDVLLTNLIQGNLLPSALLWITTRPAAANQIPPDFIDQVTEVRGFSDPQKEEYFRKRIRDQSLAERIITHMKSSRSLYIMCHIPVFCWISATVLERMLGEAEGGEIPKTLTQMFTHFLIFQIKHRSQKYQRKSDVDLDQSKKIILALGKLAFQQLEKGNLIFYEEDLRECGIDVREVSVYSGVCTQIFRQEFGLHLGKVFSFVHLSVQEFLAALYAFLSFISNNRNVLQQKHSGLFSFSKKGTMSDFLKSAVNKALQSENGHLDLFLRFLLGLSLESNQTLLRGLLIQTENISHSKEEVVEYIKQKIRENPAPETTISLFHCLNELNDHSVLQEVQTYLNRGGFRGLRGVKLFPSLWSAVAFVMLNSKEQLDRFDLNNYGGSEECLLRLMPVVKASRRAWLVGCDLSEKSCASLASALSSNSSTLRDLNLNNNNVQDSGVKLLSAGLKNPHCKLETLELNKCNLTEKSCAALASALSSNSSTLRELNLGNNNLQDSGVKLLSAGLKSSHCKLETLGLINSSITEEGCAALASALKSNPSHLRELDLRVNNPGQSGEKLLSDLQKDPHFKLEIIYFW; encoded by the exons atgagctccaaaatgagtgtctctggggaacaggacacacaggaagctgagag actctTTCAGGGTAAGAGATCtgactcacctgaacccagctgtgtgtccatgaagagtgatCGGTCAATGCACAGATTAATAcacttcagagaggataacagatcTACTGATCTCAG TGAAATTCAAAGAGGGAGAGCAGActctcctgaacccagctgtgtgtccatgaagagtgactgGTCAATGAACATTCCATTAAACTTCAGAAAGGAGGACTGTTCTCCTGAACTGAG AGTCCAACAGGAGACATCAGACATCAGCAGAAGAAATATAGAGGTCATATttaag gagATGGAGCACAAAGTGATCTCTCTGGTAAAGAAGCAGCTGAAGAAGTTTGAGAAGATCCTGAAGAGAcgggattacccagcatgctctgggagagaggaggaggatgagagtgctgtcagagagggagcgctgaagatcacactgcacgtcctgaagaacatgaaccagacagacctcgctaacacACTGCAGACCA AACTGGCTCCATCATGTCACCAAAGCCTGAAGTCTACTCTGAAGGAAAAATTTCTGAAAATCAATGAAGGAATATCAAATCCTGGAACCTcaacccttctgaatgagatctacacagagctgtacatcacagagggagggagtggagaggtcaataatgaacatgaggtcagacagattgaagcagcatccaggagaccagaaacacaggagacacccatcaaatgtaacgacctctttaaagacccgtccatcagaactgtgctgactaaaggagttgctggaattggaaaaacagtctctgtgcagaagttcattctggactgggctgaaggaaaagccaatcaggatgttctcttcatatttccacttccttttagagagctgaatctgatgaaaactAAATCACTCAGTTTGGTGGATCTTCTTCATCAAATTTTCAAAGATTCAAAAGAAATAAAACCAACAGACTATCATCACTACAgagtcatgttcatctttgatggtctggacgaatgtcgacttcctctaaatttccagaacaataagagagtatttgatgtaacacagtcggcctcagtggatgttctgctgacaaacctcatccaggggaacctgcttccctctgctctcctatggataactactcgaccagcagcagccaatcagattcctcctGACTTTATTGaccaggtaacagaggtacgagggttcagtgaccctcagaaggAGGAATACTTtaggaaaaggatcagagatcagagccttgctgaaagaatcattacacacatgaagtcctccagaagcctctacatcatgtgccacatcccagtcttctgctggatctcagccactgttctagagaggatgttgggtgaagcagagggaggagagatccccaagactctgactcaaatgttcacacactttcTTATCTTTCAGATtaaacaccgcagccagaagtatcaaagaaaaagtgatgttgatcttgaccaGTCTAAAaagattattctggctctgggaaaactggctttccaacagctggagaaaggaaacctgatcttctatgaggaagacctGAGAGAGTGCGgcattgatgtcagagaagtgtccgtgtactcaggagtgtgcacccagatcttcagacaggagtttgggctgcacctggggaaggttttcagctttgtgcatctgagtgttcaggagtttctggctgctttatatgcatttctgtccttcatctccaacaacagaaatgtgctgcaacagaaacacagtggattaTTTAGTTTCTCTAAAAAAGGAACAATGTCTGACTTCCTAAAGAGTGCAGTGAacaaggccttacagagtgagaacggacacctggaccttttcctccggtTCCTTTTGGGTCTCTCACTagagtccaatcagactctcttacgaggcCTTCTGATccagacagagaacatctctcacagcaaagaggaagtagtggagtacatcaagcagaagatcagggagaatcccGCTCCGGAGAcaactatcagtctgttccactgtctgaatgaactgaatgatcattctgtATTGCAGGAAGTCCAAACatacctgaacagaggaggttTCAGGGGTCTCAGAGGAGTTAAGCTCTTTCCTTCTCTGTGGTCTGCTGTGGCatttgtgatgctgaattcaaAAGAGCAGCTGGATAGGTTTGACCTAAACAATTATGGTGGGTCAGAGGAATGTCTTCTGCGGTTGATGCCGGTGGTTAAAGCATCAAGAAGAGCGTG gctggttGGGTGTGATCtctcagagaaaagctgtgcatctctggcctcagctctcagctcaaactcctcaactctgagagatctGAACCTGAATAATAATAACGTGCAAGATTCAGGAGTAAAGCTCCTCTCTGCTGGGCTGAAGAATCCAcattgtaaactggagacactgga GCTGAACAAGTGTAATCttacagagaaaagctgtgcagctctggcctcagctcttagctcaaactcctcaactctgagagaactgaacctgggtAATaataacctgcaggattcaggagtgaagctgctctctgctggactgaaaagttcacactgtaaactggagacactggg gctgattAACTCcagtattacagaagaaggctgtgctgctttagcttcagctctgaaatcaaacccctcacacctgagagagctggatcTGAGAGTCAATAATCCAGGACAGTCAGGagagaagctgctctctgatctacagaaggatccacactttaaactggagataatata cttctGGTAA